Within Fimbriimonadaceae bacterium, the genomic segment GCCACCAAGATCGCCGAACAGGTGCTCGCGCGCGGCGAGGAAGCGGTCCTCGACGCGTTGCCCGCCTTCGAGCGGCGCATCGTGCACAAGGCCCTCTCCGAAATCGAAGGCATCACCACCTACAGCGAAGGTGAGGAGCCCAATCGCCGTGTGGTGATCGCCCCGGCCGAGTAAGGTGCCGGGAATCGGGAATCGGGAATCGGGAATCACTCAACCACCGACGCCATGTCCGCACTGAAGCCGCGCGCCCTGCAACCGGGGGATACGATTCGAATCGTGTCCCCCGCCTCGCCCCTCGCCGCGGAGAAACTCGCGAACGCCACGCGCCTCCTCGAAGACGCCGGGTACCGCGTCGACCTCGCTCCCCACACCCTGGACCGGGACGACTACCTCGCGGGAAGCGACGAGGACCGCGCGCGAGACCTCCAGGACGCGTTCGACGACCCCCAGGTCCATGGGGTCTACTGTTCGCGCGGTGGGTACGGTTGCGCGCGCATCCTTCCCCTGCTCGATCTCGACCGCATCGCCCGGTCCGGCAAACTCTTCGCGGGCTTCAGCGACATCACGACGCTCCACCTCGCCCTGAACCGGCGCGGGATGCCGACGCTGCACGCACCGATGGCCCTCACCCTGAGCACAGTGCGCGAACCCTGGGTGCACGCATCGTTCCTCGCGGGCTGGCGCGGCGAGAACACGGTTCACCCCGATGCGCCCCGTTCGTCCTCCGTCGTGGGCGGCGTCGGCGAGGGCATCGTGGTCGGCGGGTGCCTTTGCCTGCTCACCGACAGCTTGGGAACCCCGGAGGCGCTCGATGCCGAAGGAAAGATCGTGGTGATCGAGGACGTCGATGAGAACCCGCACCGCGTCGATGCGATGCTGACCCACCTGCGGGCCAGCGGCACGCTGGACCGGTGCGCGGGGATCGTGGTGGGGGAGATGACCCGCACCGACGATCGCCGCGACGAGGGAATCGGCGGCAAGCCGTGGCGCGAGATCGTGCGCGACCGGTTGGCGCCGCTGGGCATTCCGCTGGTGATCGACTTTCCCTTCGGCCACGTGCCGCAGATGATGACGCTGCCGCTCGGCGTCCGGGCCCGGCTCGACGCCGATGCCGGCACCTTGGAGTACCTGGAGTCGCCATGCGCCTGAAGACACTGCTGCTCGTGGCGCTGGCCGCCGCGGCGGCGCACGCGCAGGTGTGGGAGAAACCGCTCGCCCCCGGGCTCGTGTACCGCATGGAAGTCGACGCCTCGCTCCCGCGCATCGTGCACGCGCTGCGCTTCAGCATCGCCACGCCGGCCGTGAAAGCCTCGAGCGAGGTGGGCGAACTGCAGGTCTACTCCGAGTCGGAGTTCAAGGGACGCGAAACCATCGGCGATCTCGTGCGCCGTTCGGGCGCGCTGGCGGGGATCAACGCGGACTTCTTCCCCCCTTCGGGCGACCCGCTGGGCCTGATGGTTCGCAACGGCGAGCTGCTGAGCCTTCCACACCCCGAACGCACCGTGTTCGCTTGGGGTCCCACGGGCGCCACGTTTGGACGCGCGACCAGTTCGATGGAGTTGGATCCGGACAACGGCCCGCCCATCCCCATCGATGGGTTCAACCAGGAGTGCGGGCTCAACGACATCTGCCTGTTCAGCGAGTCTGCGGGCTTTGCCGTCACGAAGGACCCGTCGGTCGAACTCGTGCTCGATCTCAAGCGCGGCACGC encodes:
- a CDS encoding LD-carboxypeptidase produces the protein MSALKPRALQPGDTIRIVSPASPLAAEKLANATRLLEDAGYRVDLAPHTLDRDDYLAGSDEDRARDLQDAFDDPQVHGVYCSRGGYGCARILPLLDLDRIARSGKLFAGFSDITTLHLALNRRGMPTLHAPMALTLSTVREPWVHASFLAGWRGENTVHPDAPRSSSVVGGVGEGIVVGGCLCLLTDSLGTPEALDAEGKIVVIEDVDENPHRVDAMLTHLRASGTLDRCAGIVVGEMTRTDDRRDEGIGGKPWREIVRDRLAPLGIPLVIDFPFGHVPQMMTLPLGVRARLDADAGTLEYLESPCA